The following coding sequences are from one Zalophus californianus isolate mZalCal1 chromosome 5, mZalCal1.pri.v2, whole genome shotgun sequence window:
- the FAM71B gene encoding protein FAM71B, whose amino-acid sequence MKRTMSSESLLPYYTAHSYRSIGVFNTSMGDLQRQLYKGGEYDIFKYAPMFESDFIQISKKGEVIDVHNRVRMVTVGIASTSPILPLPDVMLLARPTKICEEHARHARTTKGRGHKPTKTLELTRLLPLKFVKISIHDREKQQLRLKLATGRTFYLQLCPSSDAREDLFCYWEKLVYLLRPPVDSCSSTPTPQTGDAATLEDDKGLVTAELHREGDQDEFRLHKPREVSRATSSAYAGGEGIHHDHHRMPGSPAVSRAAGRAEGVATRAAAGMAGAATSTTTGLAMAGAATSATTGLAMAGAKSSSSGALSMAATKATSTSQVSTALPGATGRCTGESGPNKAIAGALNISSEGMNSEGMNVAVGAASLSSASASTLTTGAASVSPGSSMSVVFAGAVTTGTPAAEKAACPGVGPLVSTLQSAGYMSERDGSQKVSQPGAQTQKGKKERRGKKDRTSSRRSSRHHRTGGDKSTRRSSSHRSLSGHDKRDDRKEKGPSHGRSREHSSRRTGSHSATAKESRTAHKLGKIKSTSSSGTVSKKSSKIGSFFRNLKVTSGSKTVVTSHDRGVDFVAKSVEKRNIEAKVEKAPGRKDLEISGTMTSETMETIIIEGKSI is encoded by the exons ATGAAGAGAACCATGAGCAGTGAAAGTTTGTTACCTTATTACACTGCCCACAGCTACCGTTCAATAGGTGTGTTCAATACCTCCATGGGGGACCTGCAACGACAACTGTACAAGGGAGGAGAGTACGACATTTTCAAATACGCACCTATGTTTGAAAGCGACTTTATCCAGATCAGCAAAAAAGGAGAGGTGATCGATGTACACAACCGTGTCCGAATGGTGACCGTGGGCATTGCATCCACCAGCCCTATCCTCCCGCTACCTGATGTCATGCTGCTGGCTCGACCGACAAAAATCTGCGAAGAGCATGCCAGACATGCCCGGACCACCAAGGGGAGAGGTCACAAGCCCACCAAAACCCTAGAGCTCACCAGGCTGCTTCCCCTCAAGTTTGTCAAGATCTCCATTCACGATCGTGAGAAACAGCAGCTGCGCCTGAAACTTGCCACTGGCCGCACTTTCTACCTGCAGCTGTGTCCCTCTTCAGATGCGCGAGAAGACCTCTTTTGCTACTGGGAAAAACTTGTCTATCTCCTGAGACCACCAGTGGATAGCTGCAGCAGTACCCCGACCCCGCAAACTGGGGACGCAGCCACCTTAGAGGATGACAAGGGCCTAGTG ACCGCAGAGCTCCATAGAGAAGGGGATCAGGATGAGTTCAGGCTTCACAAGCCTCGTGAGGTGTCTAGGGCCACCTCTTCCGCTTACGCTGGGGGAGAGGGAATCCATCACGACCACCACAGAATGCCTGGCTCGCCTGCAGTCTCCAGGGCTGCCGGGAGGGCTGAAGGAGTAGCTACCAGGGCAGCCGCAGGCATGGCGGGGGCAGCAACGAGCACTACCACGGGCTTGGCCATGGCGGGGGCAGCAACGAGCGCTACCACGGGCTTGGCCATGGCAGGGGCAAAAAGCTCTTCATCAGGCGCGCTGAGCATGGCAGCAACCAAGGCTACGAGTACAAGCCAGGTCAGCACGGCCCTGCCTGGAGCCACCGGCAGATGTACAGGAGAAAGCGGACCAAATAAGGCCATCGCAGGTGCTCTCAATATATCCTCAGAGGGTATGAACTCAGAGGGTATGAACGTGGCGGTGGGAGCTGCAAGCCTGTCCTCGGCCAGTGCTTCCACCCTAACCACGGGGGCTGCCAGCGTCTCCCCAGGCAGCAGCATGAGCGTGGTGTTTGCAGGCGCAGTGACGACGGGCACGCCTGCTGCCGAAAAAGCCGCATGCCCAGGGGTAGGACCTCTTGTCTCCACCTTGCAGAGTGCAGGCTACATGAGCGAGCGGGATGGAAGCCAGAAGGTCTCCCAGCCTGGTGCCCAAacccagaagggaaaaaaagaaagaagaggaaagaaggacagAACTTCCAGTAGGAGAAGTTCCCGTCACCACAGGACAGGAGGGGACAAGTCGACCCGGAGATCATCCTCCCACCGGTCCTTATCCGGCCATGACAAAAGAGatgacagaaaggaaaaagggcCGAGCCACGGAAGAAGCAGAGAACACAGCTCTCGCAGGACTGGTAGCCACAGCGCCACGGCAAAGGAGTCAAGGACAGCTCACAAGTTGGGGAAGATCAAATCTACGAGCAGTTCGGGGACTGTAAGTAAGAAATCCAGTAAAATTGGCTCTTTCTTCAGGAACTTGAAAGTCACTTCTGGCTCAAAAACAGTGGTCACATCACACGATAGAGGGGTAGACTTCGTGGCTAAGTCAGTAGAAAAGCGCAACATAGAGGCCAAGGTAGAGAAAGCCCCGGGCAGAAAAGATCTGGAGATCTCTGGTACCATGACATCTGAGACAATGGAGACCATAATCATTGAAGGTAAATCCATTTAA